A window of Pseudocalidococcus azoricus BACA0444 contains these coding sequences:
- a CDS encoding DNA-3-methyladenine glycosylase: protein MAQSCSQDLATNLQTSQPVPPLWLARPAQEVAPDLVGCWLIRRTVMGQMWRGMIVETEAYGPGDPACHGYRKQTRRNQPMFGPPGLVYVYLIYGIYHCLNLVTEAEGVPSAVLIRAVSLAPETIQQLADSPHIAPSHQPERWAAGPGKLCRVFEIERHLSGQWLTPQTGLWLEPRSQHWQGDLVQTTRIGLTQGQDIPWRWYQQQHPAVSRP, encoded by the coding sequence ATGGCTCAGTCTTGCTCTCAGGATCTTGCAACTAATCTTCAAACTTCCCAACCAGTCCCCCCTCTCTGGTTAGCCCGTCCAGCTCAAGAAGTGGCTCCCGATTTAGTTGGCTGCTGGTTAATCCGGCGCACAGTCATGGGGCAAATGTGGCGGGGCATGATTGTGGAAACCGAAGCCTATGGGCCTGGAGACCCAGCCTGTCATGGCTATCGCAAACAAACTCGCCGTAATCAACCCATGTTTGGCCCCCCTGGCCTGGTTTATGTCTATCTCATCTATGGCATCTATCATTGTCTGAATTTGGTAACGGAAGCTGAAGGGGTTCCCAGTGCGGTCTTAATTCGGGCGGTTAGCTTGGCTCCAGAAACGATCCAACAGTTAGCAGATTCTCCCCACATTGCTCCTTCCCATCAACCAGAACGGTGGGCCGCCGGGCCGGGAAAACTCTGCCGGGTCTTCGAGATTGAGCGGCATCTTTCGGGACAATGGTTGACTCCTCAAACCGGTCTCTGGCTGGAACCTCGGTCACAGCACTGGCAGGGGGATCTGGTTCAAACAACCCGGATTGGCCTGACCCAAGGACAAGATATTCCCTGGCGGTGGTATCAGCAG